In Simplicispira sp. 125, one DNA window encodes the following:
- a CDS encoding UvrD-helicase domain-containing protein, protein MFPQDPISGAPSAASPLLAHLNPEQLAAVTLPAGHALILAGAGSGKTRVLTTRIAWLLNNGYATPGGILAVTFTNKAAKEMVARLSAMLPINVRGMWIGTFHGLCNRLLRAHHQAAGLPQSFQILDTQDQLSAVKRLCKQFNMDDECFPPKQLQYFIAGCKEEGMRPGDVPVAAHDVDGRKKVEFYQLYEEQCQREGVVDFGELMLRSYELLRDNDPIRVHYQRRFAHILVDEFQDTNKLQYAWLKQLAGDEVNGRFEARGSVIAVGDDDQSIYAFRGARVGNMADFVREFDVQRQIKLEQNYRSYSNILDAANQLISHNTGRLGKNLRTEQGPGEPVRVYEAPSDLMEARWMVEEIRNLVKSDGFSRQEIAVLYRSNAQSRIIESTLFNAAVPYRVYGGLRFFERAEVKSALAYLRLLENPQDDTSFMRVVNFPPRGIGARSVEILQDAARSAGCSLHDAVSAVPGKAGANLGAFVAMVDVLREQTQGLNLRSILEQMLKSTGLVEHYRAEKEGADRVENLEELVNAAESFVTQEGFGRDAVALPLDEHGLPLTQSPASQGLDPDAPLLDVPLPGAVPDMVDIDTGETLSPLAAFLTHAALEAGDNQAQAGQEAVQLMTVHASKGLEFDAVFIGGMEEGLFPHENAISDKGGLEEERRLMYVAITRARKRLYLSHSQTRMLHGQTRYNPRSRFFEELPESALKWITPKQQGFGSFAPHSGAGSAYPSSARGSFGFKSETFASPPVPVQKAAPAHGLRAGMAVFHNKFGEGKVLAIEGTGDDARAQVSFPRHGTKWLALSVAKLTVVE, encoded by the coding sequence ATGTTCCCACAAGACCCGATTTCTGGTGCGCCTTCGGCCGCATCTCCCCTTTTGGCCCACCTGAATCCCGAGCAGTTGGCTGCGGTGACGCTGCCAGCGGGCCATGCGCTCATTCTGGCGGGCGCGGGTTCGGGCAAAACCCGCGTGCTCACCACCCGCATTGCCTGGCTGCTGAACAACGGCTATGCCACGCCGGGCGGCATCCTGGCCGTGACCTTTACCAACAAGGCTGCCAAGGAAATGGTGGCACGCCTGTCGGCCATGCTGCCGATCAACGTGCGCGGCATGTGGATAGGCACCTTCCACGGCCTGTGCAACCGCCTGCTGCGCGCACACCACCAGGCAGCCGGTTTGCCGCAGTCGTTCCAGATTCTGGACACGCAAGACCAGCTCTCGGCCGTCAAGCGCCTGTGCAAGCAGTTCAACATGGACGATGAGTGCTTTCCGCCCAAGCAGTTGCAGTACTTCATTGCGGGCTGCAAGGAAGAGGGCATGCGCCCCGGCGACGTGCCGGTGGCTGCGCACGACGTGGACGGACGCAAGAAGGTCGAGTTCTATCAGCTCTACGAAGAGCAATGCCAGCGTGAAGGTGTGGTTGATTTTGGCGAGCTGATGCTGCGCAGTTACGAGCTGCTGCGTGACAACGACCCCATCCGCGTGCACTACCAGAGGCGCTTTGCGCACATCCTGGTGGACGAATTCCAGGACACCAACAAACTGCAATACGCCTGGCTCAAGCAGTTGGCGGGCGACGAGGTCAATGGCCGCTTTGAGGCGCGCGGCAGCGTGATTGCCGTGGGCGACGATGACCAGAGCATCTATGCCTTTCGCGGCGCGCGCGTGGGCAACATGGCCGACTTTGTCCGCGAATTTGACGTGCAGCGGCAAATCAAGCTCGAACAAAACTACCGCAGCTACAGCAACATTCTGGATGCTGCCAACCAGCTCATCAGCCACAACACCGGGCGGCTGGGCAAGAACCTGCGCACCGAACAAGGCCCGGGCGAGCCGGTGCGCGTGTATGAGGCGCCCAGCGACCTGATGGAAGCGCGCTGGATGGTGGAAGAGATCCGTAACCTGGTCAAAAGCGACGGCTTTAGCCGCCAGGAAATTGCCGTGCTGTACCGCAGCAACGCGCAAAGCCGCATCATCGAATCGACCCTGTTCAACGCCGCCGTGCCGTACCGTGTGTATGGCGGTCTGCGCTTTTTCGAGCGCGCCGAAGTCAAGAGCGCACTGGCCTACCTGCGCTTGCTGGAGAACCCGCAGGACGACACCAGTTTTATGCGGGTGGTCAACTTTCCGCCGCGCGGCATCGGTGCGCGCAGCGTTGAGATATTGCAGGATGCGGCGCGCAGCGCCGGTTGCTCGCTGCACGACGCCGTGAGCGCCGTGCCCGGCAAGGCGGGGGCCAACCTGGGTGCGTTTGTCGCCATGGTCGATGTGCTGCGTGAGCAGACCCAGGGGTTGAACCTGCGCAGCATCCTCGAGCAAATGCTCAAATCCACCGGGTTGGTAGAGCACTACCGCGCCGAGAAGGAAGGTGCGGACCGCGTCGAAAACCTGGAAGAACTGGTCAACGCAGCCGAGAGCTTTGTCACCCAGGAAGGCTTTGGCCGCGACGCCGTGGCGCTGCCGCTGGACGAACACGGACTGCCACTCACCCAAAGCCCCGCCAGCCAGGGCCTGGACCCCGATGCGCCTTTGCTGGATGTGCCTTTGCCAGGCGCGGTGCCGGACATGGTCGACATCGACACGGGTGAAACCCTCTCGCCGCTCGCCGCCTTCCTGACCCACGCTGCGCTGGAGGCGGGCGACAACCAGGCCCAGGCTGGGCAGGAAGCCGTGCAACTGATGACCGTGCATGCCAGCAAGGGGCTGGAGTTTGACGCCGTGTTCATTGGCGGCATGGAAGAGGGCTTGTTCCCCCACGAAAACGCTATCAGCGACAAGGGCGGCCTGGAGGAAGAGCGTCGCCTGATGTACGTGGCCATCACCCGTGCCCGCAAGCGCCTGTACCTGAGCCACTCGCAAACGCGCATGCTGCACGGCCAGACGCGCTACAACCCGCGAAGCCGCTTTTTTGAAGAACTGCCCGAGTCCGCCCTCAAGTGGATCACGCCCAAGCAACAGGGGTTTGGCTCTTTTGCTCCTCATTCGGGAGCTGGTAGCGCTTATCCATCAAGCGCCAGAGGCTCATTTGGCTTTAAATCTGAAACCTTTGCCAGCCCACCCGTTCCAGTGCAGAAGGCAGCGCCTGCGCACGGCCTGCGCGCTGGCATGGCCGTGTTTCACAACAAATTTGGCGAAGGCAAAGTGCTGGCCATCGAGGGCACGGGCGACGACGCGCGCGCGCAGGTCAGCTTCCCGCGCCACGGCACCAAGTGGCTGGCGCTGTCGGTGGCCAAGCTGACGGTGGTGGAGTGA
- a CDS encoding GMP reductase has protein sequence MEIFDYDNILLLPRKCRVESRSECDASVELGARRFRLPVVPANMKTVVDEKICIWMAQNGYFYVMHRFDLDNLQFVKDMHARGCYASISLGVKKPDYDTVDQLVAAGLSPEYITIDIAHGHADGVKNMIAYLKQHLPASFVIAGNVATPEAIIDLENWGADATKVGVGPGKVCITKLKTGFGTGGWQLSALKWCARVATKPIIADGGIRSHGDIAKSIRFGASMVMIGSLFAGHEESPGKTVEVDGALYKEYYGSASDFNKGEYRHVEGKRILEPIKGPLADTLIEMEQDVQSSISYSGGKKLMDIRKVNYVILGGDNAGEHLLM, from the coding sequence ATGGAAATCTTCGACTACGACAACATCCTGCTGCTGCCGCGCAAGTGCCGCGTCGAAAGCCGCTCGGAGTGCGACGCCAGCGTGGAGCTAGGAGCGCGCCGTTTTCGCCTGCCGGTGGTGCCCGCCAACATGAAAACCGTGGTAGACGAAAAAATCTGCATCTGGATGGCGCAGAACGGCTATTTTTACGTCATGCACCGCTTTGACCTGGACAACCTCCAGTTCGTCAAGGATATGCACGCCCGCGGCTGCTATGCCTCCATTTCGCTGGGCGTGAAAAAACCCGACTACGACACGGTGGACCAACTGGTGGCGGCAGGCCTGTCGCCCGAATACATCACCATCGACATCGCCCACGGCCATGCCGACGGGGTGAAGAACATGATTGCCTACCTGAAGCAGCACCTGCCCGCCAGCTTCGTGATTGCCGGCAATGTGGCCACGCCCGAGGCCATCATCGACCTGGAAAACTGGGGCGCCGACGCGACCAAGGTGGGCGTGGGGCCGGGCAAGGTCTGCATCACCAAGCTCAAAACAGGTTTTGGCACGGGCGGTTGGCAACTGAGTGCGCTCAAATGGTGCGCGCGCGTGGCCACCAAGCCCATCATTGCCGACGGCGGCATCCGCAGTCACGGCGACATTGCCAAAAGCATCCGTTTTGGTGCCAGCATGGTGATGATCGGTTCGCTCTTCGCGGGCCACGAGGAATCGCCCGGCAAGACCGTGGAAGTCGATGGTGCGCTCTACAAAGAGTATTACGGCTCGGCCAGCGACTTCAACAAGGGCGAATACAGGCACGTGGAAGGCAAGCGCATCCTCGAACCCATCAAGGGGCCGCTGGCGGATACGCTGATCGAGATGGAACAGGACGTGCAAAGCTCCATCAGCTATTCAGGCGGCAAAAAGCTGATGGACATCCGAAAGGTCAACTACGTGATCCTCGGCGGCGACAACGCAGGCGAGCATCTGCTGATGTAG
- a CDS encoding NAD(P)-dependent oxidoreductase yields the protein MHPPSQTRIALLGIGMMGLPVAQRLCEAGHEVHVWNRTRAKAEPLAAHGATVHDQPASAVRQADITISLLENGTVVGDVLFQQGTATALRKGSLFIDMASIQPREARDHAARLGEMGVAHLDAPVSGGTVGAQAGTLAIMVGGKAADFQRAQGVFSVLGRATHVGPHGAGQLAKLANQMIVGITIGAVAEALLLAAKGGADMAKVREAISGGFADSRILQLHGQRMVERDFAPRGRMGVQLKDMRNALATAQEIGFDAPITTLFETLYADGVQHGLGELDHSGLFVELASRNAMQ from the coding sequence ATGCACCCACCGTCGCAAACACGCATCGCCCTCCTGGGCATTGGCATGATGGGCCTGCCCGTGGCCCAGCGCCTGTGCGAGGCCGGTCACGAGGTTCACGTATGGAACCGCACGCGCGCCAAGGCAGAACCGCTGGCCGCGCACGGCGCCACGGTGCACGACCAGCCTGCCAGCGCCGTTCGCCAAGCCGACATCACCATCAGCCTGCTGGAAAACGGCACTGTGGTGGGCGATGTACTGTTCCAGCAGGGTACCGCCACCGCTCTGCGCAAGGGCAGCCTGTTCATCGATATGGCCTCCATCCAGCCGCGCGAGGCCCGCGACCATGCCGCGCGCCTGGGCGAAATGGGCGTCGCGCACCTGGACGCTCCTGTCTCGGGCGGCACCGTGGGCGCGCAGGCCGGCACCCTGGCCATCATGGTGGGCGGCAAGGCCGCAGACTTTCAGCGTGCACAAGGCGTTTTCTCGGTGCTGGGGCGCGCAACGCACGTCGGCCCCCACGGCGCGGGCCAACTGGCCAAGCTGGCCAACCAGATGATTGTCGGCATCACCATTGGCGCTGTGGCCGAAGCCCTTCTGCTGGCAGCCAAGGGCGGCGCCGACATGGCCAAAGTGCGCGAGGCCATCAGCGGCGGTTTCGCCGACAGCCGCATCCTGCAACTGCACGGCCAGCGCATGGTCGAGCGCGACTTTGCCCCGCGCGGACGCATGGGCGTGCAGCTCAAAGACATGCGCAATGCGTTGGCCACAGCCCAGGAAATCGGCTTCGACGCCCCCATCACCACCCTGTTCGAAACCCTCTACGCCGACGGCGTGCAACACGGCCTGGGCGAACTCGACCACAGTGGCCTGTTCGTAGAACTGGCCAGCCGCAATGCCATGCAATGA
- a CDS encoding AMP-binding protein, with the protein MNRPWLTQYPTGVPAEIDMQRFASLVDMLADSCKRFAPLPAYRSMGVTMSFRELDEASSAFAAWLQKSAGLQRGDRVALMMPNLLQYPVALFGVLRAGMVVVNVNPLYTPRELKHQLNDADVRAIVVLENFAHTLQEVIGETSVRTVVTTEVGDLLPTLKRLVTNAVVKHVKKMVPTWRLPGSVCWRDALAAGRAQQLDAVSLGHDDHAFLQYTGGTTGVAKGAQLSHGNMVANVLQVSAWMSPNLHEGQETLILPLPMYHVFALTGALSFFSQGAQAVLVANPRDMPDFLKVLASTPFTAIIGVNTLFRAMLDAPGFAAIDLSRLKLAVAGGMAVQQVVAHRWKERAGVPLVEGYGLTETSPVAIANPVTIQEWSGQIGVPLPSTEAAILDDDGGPIPLGEVGEICLRGPQVMKGYWNQPQESAKVFTPNGWLRTGDMGMMDEHGSIRITDRKKDMIVVSGFKVFPNEIEDVLTLHPDVLEAAAIGVKDERSGEVVKVVIVPSNPSLTEADVLAHCRRHLTAYKIPRIVEFRTDPLPKSNIGKILRRQLRDEVAASPTTSTASSLGI; encoded by the coding sequence ATGAACAGGCCCTGGCTCACGCAGTACCCGACGGGTGTGCCCGCCGAAATCGACATGCAGCGATTCGCGTCGCTTGTCGATATGCTTGCCGACAGCTGCAAGCGCTTTGCCCCTTTGCCTGCGTACCGGTCAATGGGCGTGACGATGAGTTTTCGTGAGCTGGACGAGGCCAGCAGTGCGTTTGCCGCCTGGCTGCAAAAATCGGCCGGGCTGCAGCGTGGTGACCGCGTTGCGCTGATGATGCCCAACCTGCTGCAGTATCCGGTGGCGCTGTTTGGCGTGTTGCGCGCCGGCATGGTGGTGGTGAACGTGAATCCGCTCTACACACCGCGCGAGCTCAAGCATCAACTGAACGATGCCGATGTGCGCGCCATCGTGGTGCTGGAGAACTTCGCGCATACGCTGCAGGAAGTGATTGGCGAAACCTCGGTGCGCACGGTGGTAACAACCGAGGTGGGCGACCTGTTGCCCACGCTGAAGCGGCTGGTGACGAACGCTGTGGTCAAGCATGTGAAGAAGATGGTGCCGACATGGCGGCTGCCCGGTTCGGTGTGCTGGCGCGACGCGCTCGCAGCCGGGCGCGCTCAGCAACTGGACGCGGTGTCCCTCGGTCACGACGATCACGCCTTCTTGCAGTACACCGGCGGAACTACGGGCGTGGCAAAGGGTGCACAGCTCAGCCACGGCAACATGGTGGCCAACGTGTTGCAGGTGAGCGCATGGATGTCGCCCAACCTACACGAGGGCCAGGAGACCCTGATCCTGCCGCTGCCCATGTACCACGTGTTTGCACTCACCGGCGCGCTTTCCTTCTTCAGCCAGGGTGCGCAGGCGGTGCTGGTCGCCAATCCGCGCGACATGCCCGATTTTCTCAAGGTGCTGGCCAGTACGCCGTTCACCGCCATCATCGGTGTCAACACCCTGTTTCGGGCCATGCTGGATGCGCCCGGTTTTGCAGCCATTGACCTGAGCCGGCTCAAGCTGGCGGTGGCTGGCGGCATGGCGGTGCAGCAGGTGGTGGCACACCGGTGGAAGGAGCGCGCTGGCGTACCGCTGGTCGAGGGCTATGGCCTGACCGAAACCTCGCCGGTGGCGATCGCCAATCCGGTCACGATCCAGGAGTGGAGTGGACAGATCGGTGTGCCCTTGCCCAGCACCGAAGCGGCCATTCTGGACGACGACGGCGGCCCGATTCCTCTGGGCGAAGTGGGTGAGATTTGCCTGCGCGGCCCGCAGGTGATGAAGGGTTACTGGAACCAGCCGCAGGAGAGCGCCAAGGTGTTCACCCCCAACGGCTGGCTGCGCACCGGTGACATGGGCATGATGGATGAACACGGCAGCATTCGCATTACCGATCGCAAGAAGGACATGATTGTGGTCTCCGGCTTCAAGGTTTTCCCCAACGAGATCGAGGACGTGCTGACGCTGCATCCTGACGTACTGGAAGCGGCGGCGATCGGGGTGAAAGATGAGCGCTCGGGGGAGGTGGTCAAGGTGGTGATCGTGCCCAGCAATCCGTCGCTGACAGAAGCCGATGTGCTGGCGCACTGCAGGCGCCATCTGACGGCTTACAAGATCCCGCGCATCGTGGAATTTCGCACCGACCCCTTGCCCAAGAGCAACATCGGCAAGATCCTGCGCCGTCAATTGCGCGATGAGGTCGCGGCGAGCCCTACAACCTCGACAGCGTCATCGTTGGGAATTTAA
- a CDS encoding aspartate kinase, protein MPLIVQKYGGTSMGSPERIRNVAKRVAKWARAGHQVVVVPSAMSGETNRLLALAKELAPERAMQAYHRELDMLAATGEQASSALLAIALQAEGMEAVSYAGWQVPIRTDSSHTKARIESIDDKRVRADLDAGRVVIVTGFQGIDDLGNITTLGRGGSDTSAVAVAAAMKAAECLIFTDVDGVYTTDPRVVPAARRLHTVSFEEMLEMASLGSKVLQIRSVEFAGKYKVPMRVLSSFTPWDIDINEEAKSGTLITFEEDEKMEQAVVSGIAFNRGEAKVSVLGVPDTPGIAHRILGPVADANIEVDVIIQNISKDGKADFSFTISQADYARTMDLLRESVAPAMGAQEVVGDPNICKVSIVGIGMRSHVGVASKMFRVLSEEGINIQMISTSEIKTSVVIDEKYLELAVRALHTAFDLDKPAE, encoded by the coding sequence ATGCCATTGATCGTTCAGAAATACGGCGGCACCTCGATGGGCTCGCCCGAGCGCATCCGCAATGTTGCCAAGCGTGTGGCCAAGTGGGCACGTGCTGGCCACCAGGTCGTTGTGGTGCCCAGCGCCATGAGCGGCGAAACCAATCGCCTGCTGGCCCTGGCCAAAGAACTTGCGCCCGAGCGTGCCATGCAGGCTTACCACCGCGAACTCGACATGCTGGCCGCCACGGGTGAGCAGGCCTCGTCGGCCCTGCTGGCCATTGCCTTGCAGGCAGAGGGCATGGAGGCCGTCAGCTACGCCGGCTGGCAAGTGCCTATTCGCACCGACAGCAGCCATACCAAAGCCCGCATTGAATCCATTGACGACAAGCGCGTGCGTGCCGACCTGGACGCTGGCCGGGTGGTTATCGTCACAGGCTTTCAGGGGATTGACGACCTGGGCAACATCACCACCCTGGGCCGCGGCGGCTCAGACACGTCGGCCGTTGCCGTGGCAGCGGCCATGAAGGCGGCCGAGTGCCTGATCTTCACGGATGTTGATGGTGTGTACACGACCGACCCGCGCGTGGTTCCGGCGGCGCGCCGCCTGCACACCGTGAGTTTCGAGGAAATGCTCGAAATGGCCAGCCTGGGCAGCAAGGTGCTGCAGATCCGCTCGGTCGAATTCGCAGGCAAGTACAAGGTGCCCATGCGCGTGCTGTCGAGCTTTACGCCCTGGGATATTGACATCAACGAAGAAGCCAAATCCGGCACGCTGATCACTTTTGAGGAAGACGAAAAAATGGAACAAGCCGTCGTATCCGGCATCGCATTCAACCGCGGTGAAGCCAAAGTCTCGGTGCTCGGCGTGCCCGACACCCCCGGTATCGCCCACCGCATCCTGGGCCCCGTCGCTGATGCCAACATCGAGGTTGATGTGATCATCCAGAACATCAGCAAAGACGGCAAGGCGGACTTCAGCTTCACCATCAGCCAGGCGGACTACGCCCGCACGATGGACTTGCTGCGCGAATCCGTAGCCCCCGCAATGGGCGCACAAGAGGTGGTAGGTGACCCCAATATCTGCAAGGTCAGCATCGTCGGCATCGGCATGCGCAGCCACGTCGGCGTGGCCAGCAAGATGTTCCGCGTGTTGAGTGAAGAGGGCATCAACATCCAGATGATCTCCACATCCGAGATCAAGACCTCGGTGGTCATCGACGAAAAATACCTTGAATTGGCAGTGCGTGCACTGCACACCGCCTTCGATCTGGACAAGCCCGCAGAGTAA
- the tilS gene encoding tRNA lysidine(34) synthetase TilS, with the protein MARFTPALPLAVGLSGGADSTALLWACAERWPGQVRAIHVHHGLQSAADDFERHCETLCARLQVPLVVQRVDARPVPGQSPEDAARAARYKAFWAATHASQAQPAIQSIALAQHADDQVETLLLALSRGAGVAGLAAMPDHWQRHGLDWHRPLLRVAGAELRAWLQARGERWVEDPSNQDERYTRNRIRARLLPVLEAAFPAFRDTFPRSAGHAAQASELLLEVAQQDLETVGLPPRLSALQALSRVRQANVLRHWLRQAHQTTPTAAQLGELLSQIAACTTRGHRIHIKVGRGLVVREGVLLRWYNP; encoded by the coding sequence ATGGCCCGCTTTACCCCGGCGCTGCCATTGGCCGTGGGGTTGAGCGGGGGAGCCGACTCGACCGCCTTGCTGTGGGCCTGCGCCGAGCGCTGGCCGGGGCAGGTGCGCGCCATCCATGTGCACCATGGGCTGCAAAGCGCCGCCGATGATTTTGAACGCCATTGCGAAACCCTGTGCGCGCGCCTGCAGGTGCCGCTGGTGGTGCAGCGTGTGGACGCTCGTCCCGTGCCAGGCCAAAGCCCTGAAGACGCAGCACGTGCAGCACGTTACAAGGCTTTTTGGGCTGCAACGCACGCCAGTCAAGCGCAACCAGCTATTCAATCAATAGCGCTGGCGCAGCATGCAGACGACCAGGTGGAAACGCTGCTACTGGCGCTCTCCCGTGGCGCAGGGGTGGCTGGGTTGGCCGCCATGCCCGACCACTGGCAGCGCCATGGCCTGGATTGGCACCGCCCCCTGCTGCGCGTGGCCGGGGCCGAACTGCGGGCCTGGCTGCAGGCACGCGGCGAGCGTTGGGTGGAAGACCCCAGCAACCAGGACGAGCGCTACACCCGCAACCGCATCCGTGCGCGCCTGCTGCCGGTGCTGGAAGCTGCTTTTCCGGCGTTCCGCGACACTTTTCCCCGCAGTGCAGGGCATGCCGCGCAGGCGAGCGAACTGTTGCTGGAAGTCGCGCAGCAAGACCTGGAAACGGTGGGCCTGCCGCCGCGCCTTTCCGCGTTGCAGGCACTGAGCCGCGTGCGCCAGGCCAACGTGTTGCGCCACTGGTTGCGCCAGGCACACCAGACCACTCCGACTGCGGCGCAACTCGGCGAGTTGCTGTCACAGATTGCTGCCTGCACCACACGCGGGCACCGTATCCACATCAAGGTGGGCCGGGGATTGGTGGTGCGTGAAGGAGTGTTGCTCCGTTGGTACAATCCCTAG
- a CDS encoding methyl-accepting chemotaxis protein has translation MAWMKTLRGQILLICVAFLVAGLAALAAANYLAVRNQAYASLEAQSRALALSHTEALRDWARSKALIVQASAAALDDPEAARALNMLQKAGSFLTTYFGYADKRTVFSEPQNLPPDYDPTSRPWYKQATSAQAPILTAPYPDAGGAGLVVTFAAAARQGSDVKAVLAGDVSLSAVVANVASIKPTPSSYAFLVGSDGNIIAHPDVKLALKPATELSAQLSASALAQMARSTGLSAMDLQGRAMLLAVAPVEGTPWMLAIALDKAEALAAITTMLQVSIATGMVVVLAAGLALAAILARRLRRLTQVRDAMHDIGSGEGDLARRIDAQGEDELAQIATDFNSFASKLSGVLLQIRDASGSVRVAAEEIASGNQDLSSRTELTASNLQQTTASMEQLTETVRQNADAARQANQLVAQASSVAQHGGKVVGDVVSTMEQINSASRKISDIIGVIDGIAFQTNILALNAAVEAARAGEQGRGFAVVASEVRSLASRSAEAAKEIKGLISASVQEVANGSRLVNDAGTTMTDIVTSVQRVTDIMAEISASTSEQSTSIAEVGQAVNQLDQMTQQNAALVEESAAAAQSLKDQSVRLTEVVGSFRLAS, from the coding sequence ATGGCATGGATGAAAACCCTGCGGGGCCAAATTCTTCTGATTTGTGTGGCCTTTCTGGTCGCCGGGCTTGCCGCCCTGGCTGCGGCCAACTACCTGGCGGTACGCAACCAAGCCTATGCCTCGCTGGAAGCGCAGTCCCGCGCATTGGCCCTGAGCCATACCGAAGCCTTGCGTGACTGGGCCCGCAGCAAGGCCCTGATCGTCCAGGCGTCGGCCGCGGCGCTGGATGACCCGGAGGCTGCGCGCGCCTTGAACATGCTGCAAAAGGCTGGCAGCTTTCTCACCACGTACTTTGGCTATGCCGACAAGCGCACCGTGTTCTCCGAGCCGCAGAACCTGCCGCCCGATTACGACCCCACATCCCGCCCCTGGTACAAGCAGGCGACCAGTGCGCAGGCACCCATCCTGACGGCGCCCTACCCGGATGCCGGTGGTGCCGGGCTGGTGGTCACGTTTGCTGCGGCGGCCCGCCAAGGCAGTGATGTCAAGGCGGTGCTGGCGGGCGATGTATCGCTGTCGGCCGTGGTGGCCAATGTGGCTTCGATCAAACCCACGCCGTCCAGCTATGCGTTTTTGGTGGGGAGTGATGGCAACATCATCGCCCACCCGGATGTCAAACTCGCCCTCAAACCAGCGACCGAGCTGTCTGCGCAGCTGTCGGCGTCGGCGCTGGCGCAAATGGCGCGCAGCACCGGGTTGAGTGCCATGGATCTGCAGGGCCGTGCCATGCTGCTGGCCGTGGCCCCGGTGGAGGGTACCCCTTGGATGCTGGCGATCGCGCTCGACAAAGCCGAGGCGTTGGCGGCCATCACCACCATGCTGCAGGTGTCCATCGCCACGGGCATGGTGGTGGTGTTGGCGGCGGGATTGGCGCTGGCGGCCATTTTGGCGCGCCGCCTGCGCCGCCTGACGCAGGTGCGCGATGCCATGCACGACATTGGCTCAGGTGAGGGTGACCTCGCGCGCCGGATTGATGCGCAAGGCGAGGACGAACTGGCGCAAATTGCCACCGACTTCAACAGCTTTGCCTCCAAGCTCTCGGGCGTGCTGCTGCAAATCCGCGATGCCAGCGGATCGGTGCGCGTCGCCGCCGAGGAAATCGCCTCGGGCAACCAGGACCTGAGCAGCCGCACCGAACTGACTGCGTCCAACCTGCAGCAGACCACCGCCTCCATGGAGCAGTTGACCGAAACCGTGCGCCAGAACGCCGATGCCGCGCGTCAGGCCAATCAACTCGTGGCCCAGGCGTCCAGCGTGGCGCAGCATGGTGGCAAGGTGGTGGGCGATGTGGTGAGCACCATGGAGCAGATCAATTCCGCCTCGCGCAAAATCTCCGACATCATTGGTGTCATTGACGGCATTGCGTTCCAGACCAACATCCTGGCGCTCAATGCCGCCGTCGAGGCGGCGCGGGCGGGTGAGCAGGGCCGGGGTTTTGCCGTGGTGGCCAGCGAGGTGCGCAGCCTGGCCAGCCGCAGTGCAGAAGCCGCCAAAGAGATCAAGGGCCTGATCAGCGCTTCGGTGCAAGAGGTGGCCAACGGCTCGCGGCTCGTGAACGACGCCGGCACCACCATGACCGATATCGTCACCTCGGTGCAGCGGGTGACCGACATCATGGCCGAGATCAGCGCATCCACCAGCGAGCAAAGCACCAGCATTGCCGAGGTGGGCCAGGCCGTGAACCAGCTCGACCAGATGACCCAGCAGAACGCGGCCCTGGTCGAAGAAAGCGCCGCTGCGGCCCAAAGCCTCAAGGACCAGTCCGTGCGACTGACCGAGGTGGTGGGGAGCTTTCGCCTCGCCTCCTAG